The Molothrus ater isolate BHLD 08-10-18 breed brown headed cowbird chromosome 28, BPBGC_Mater_1.1, whole genome shotgun sequence genome contains a region encoding:
- the EIF4EBP1 gene encoding eukaryotic translation initiation factor 4E-binding protein 1 isoform X2, translating into MSGRCCHGQTPSRDIPGPGKCLALPDGAPLPPGDYSTTPGGTVFGTTPGGTRIIYDRKFLMECRNSPGAKTPPSDLPDIPGVTSPSVEELKLENHHVQSCEEKVSAGEEEQFDMDI; encoded by the exons ATGTCGGGCCGCTGCTGCCACGGGCAGACGCCCAGCCGCGACATCCCGGGCCCCGGCAAATGCCTCGCCCTGCCCGACGGGGCCCCGCTGCCGCCCGGCGACTACAGCACCACACCGGGGGGCACCGTGTTCGGGACCACGCCGGGCG GTACCAGGATTATTTATGACAGGAAGTTTTTGATGGAATGCCGCAATTCCCCGGGTGCCAAAACCCCTCCCTCCGACCTTCCCGACATTCCAGGAGTCACCAGCCCCAGCGTGGAGGAGCTGAAGCTGGAAAATCACCACGTccagagctgtgaggagaaagTGAGCGCAG GTGAGGAAGAGCAGTTTGACATGGACATCTAA
- the LOC118695251 gene encoding nodal homolog — protein MRVPLRSVPALALCALALLRLGCAPTRALTWAPTGASPRAPLTWAPTGASPRAPLTWAPTLAPARAPPRCPPLMLQLLRAPPAPLRAAAAAALSLSPHGSLQNGSRWALSFDMSSLSSSQEVSLAQLRVRLPGLSRVPNASLDIYHSQRRRCRPDGSCSHQLFLGTVVGSPSATQASWKVFEVTNLLRGWLHQAVPAGQQSRWEVNCSDAPAAPGDAGSGGDVADSVLLLVFSKDKSPGEHSLIRTAETSKYIMRESGWRGAGARRQRRNRMERQRIKASAPREQGREQGRQLCRRVDMLVDFEQTGWGSWIVYPKKYNAYRCEGLCPSPVDETFKPTNHAYIQSLLQLYKPNQVPCPACSPVKMSPLSMLYYERGEVVVRHHEDMIIEECGCN, from the exons ATGCGGGTCCCGCTCCGCTCCGTGCCCGCGCTGGCGCTCTGCGCCTTAGCCCTGCTCCGCCTGGGCTGCGCTCCCACCCGGGCACTCACCTGGGCACCGACCGGAGCGTCCCCCCGGGCACCGCTCACCTGGGCACCGACCGGAGCGTCCCCCCGGGCACCGCTCACCTGGGCACCGACCCTGGCCCCGGCCCGTGCCCCGCCGCGCTGTCCCCcgctgatgctgcagctgctccgcgcccctcccgccccgctccgcgccgccgccgccgccgctctcAGCCTCTCCCCGCACG GCTCCCTGCAGAACGGCTCCCGCTGGGCTCTCTCCTTCGACATGTCCTCCCTGtccagcagccaggaggtgAGTCTGGCTCAGCTCCGTGTCCGCCTGCCCGGCCTCTCCCGCGTCCCCAACGCCTCCCTGGACATCTACCACAGCCAGCGCCGCAGGTGCCGCCCAGACGGgtcctgcagccaccagctctTCCTGGGCACCGTGGTtggcagcccctctgccacccAGGCCTCCTGGAAAGTCTTTGAGGTCACCAACCTGCTGCGGGGCTGGCTGCACCAAGCCGTGCCCGCCGGGCAGCAGAGCCGGTGGGAGGTGAACTGTTCAGACGCCCCCGCCGCACCGGGGGACGCCGGCAGCGGCGGGGATGTGGCAGACAGCGTCCTGCTGCTCGTCTTCTCCAAGGACAAGtctccaggggagcacagcctgaTCAGGACGGCGGAGACCTCCAAGTACATCATGCGGGAGAGCGGCTGGCGGGGCGCGGGGGCGCGGCGGCAGCGCAGGAACAGGATGGAGAGGCAGCGCATCAAAGCCAGCGCCCCGCGGGAGCAGGGCCGGGAGCAGGGCCggcagctgtgcaggagggtGGACATGCTGGTGGATTTCGAGCAGacgggctggggcagctggatCGTGTACCCCAAGAAGTACAACGCTTATCGCTGCGAGGGGCTGTGCCCCTCGCCCGTGGATGAGACCTTCAAGCCCACCAACCACGCCTACATCCAG AGTCTGCTGCAGCTCTACAAGCCCAACCAGGTGCCGTGTCCCGCCTGCTCCCCGGTGAAGATGAGCCCCCTCTCCATGCTCTACTACGAGAGGGGAGAGGTCGTCGTCCGCCACCACGAGGACATGATCATCGAGGAGTGTGGCTGCAACTGA
- the EIF4EBP1 gene encoding eukaryotic translation initiation factor 4E-binding protein 1 isoform X1 encodes MSGRCCHGQTPSRDIPGPGKCLALPDGAPLPPGDYSTTPGGTVFGTTPGGTRIIYDRKFLMECRNSPGAKTPPSDLPDIPGVTSPSVEELKLENHHVQSCEEKVSAAGEEEQFDMDI; translated from the exons ATGTCGGGCCGCTGCTGCCACGGGCAGACGCCCAGCCGCGACATCCCGGGCCCCGGCAAATGCCTCGCCCTGCCCGACGGGGCCCCGCTGCCGCCCGGCGACTACAGCACCACACCGGGGGGCACCGTGTTCGGGACCACGCCGGGCG GTACCAGGATTATTTATGACAGGAAGTTTTTGATGGAATGCCGCAATTCCCCGGGTGCCAAAACCCCTCCCTCCGACCTTCCCGACATTCCAGGAGTCACCAGCCCCAGCGTGGAGGAGCTGAAGCTGGAAAATCACCACGTccagagctgtgaggagaaagTGAGCGCAG CAGGTGAGGAAGAGCAGTTTGACATGGACATCTAA